tattattttcattgtgcTTAAGTATAAACCGTTTATTTCTCATAATTAATTTCTATAGTAGAATTTTTAGTCTATTGTGTATCGTATGTGCTGGTTACGACGTtgcactataataaaaaaatgagccgtattgtttaaatatatttgatattttaatacctatgttaaggaaatttaagtttaattataattataaaataagtccttgtttttattttgtatattttattcaatcatAGATTTTAAGATAAGTTTAGGAGGTGAAACAATATTGCTGCACAATGAAGAGATCGAGAAGAATGGTGGTCAATCAccaaatttacaattatattaataatatactgctaaacagaaaaaaagaataaaatgtatCAAATGTATTACTAAAAATCTCAAATAGTGAAATTGTTGTCTATTAAATGGAAAATGTTGCTACTCAACTACCGCTTACAAAATTCTAACCTGCAACGGATTTCCTTTTAGGTCGGAGTGTTTCTTCTCGAACTGGTGGTACATTATTTCTTTACAGTAGCCGAgtacatatatacctactctataataaacaaaaaattgtgTCATTTAGTCTTTTGGGGTCGTTGATTCAAAATTATCGGTcagtataaattatgtatttatttaaataagtataagcTTTTTTTGCTTTAAACGTAGCACTGCAGTCCCCGCTACTCGGCGTCGGCCAGCTCGTCCCAGTGCGGGTGCGAGGGCGGCGTGGTGTGCAGCAGGCTGGGCCAGTCGGcgaggcggcgcgcgcgcgcgaACGCGTCGCGGGccagcgcgcgcgcgccgccgtcCGCCGCGCCGCACAGCGCGCCGCCCAGCCACGCCGCCGAGTTGTCGTGCGCCGGCGCCGTGTGGAACTTGAACTTCGCGATGCGCAGCCGCTCCCTGCGACACAGAACGATCCGTCAGCTCGAGCTCCGGGGCCGTGCGCACGCGCGCCCGGCGCGCTCCCCTCGAGCACCTGTAGGGCGGCAGGGTGACCAGGTGCCGCAGCTCCTGCGCGAGGCGCGCCTTCAGGCCGGGCAGCGCGGCCGAGCCCCCCGTCACGAGGATGTTCTCGGCGAGCTCGCGGCGCGCGTCGATGGGGCAGAGCGCGATGCACTGCAGCACGGCGTCCGGCAGCGACGCCAGCTCGTTGTCGCGCGCGAACAGCGGCTCGGCGGCCAGctcgcgcgccgcgccgctcaCGGTCAGCGAGCGCTCGGCCAGCGCGTAGGGCGCGGCGCGGGCCGCCGGCGCGCCGCCCTCCGCCAGCTGCAGCGCGCGCGCGCGCCCCGCCACGAAGCACGCGCGCACTGCGGCACGGAAACGGCGCTATAGTGTACGGCCACACGGCACACGCGGCAcacgcggcggcggcgggcccCGGGCCGCACCTTTGATGTCCTCGAGCACGTGTTCGGGCAGGTGCAGCTCGGCGCCGTTGTCGCGGTCGAGGAGCCTCGCCAGCTCGTCGTGTATGGCGCGCGCGCCGAGCGGCTGCGACTGTATCGCCTGCAGCACCGGACAGCCGTGCACGACTGCGGAAGTAAACGACAGTCGGTTCAACGGTCCTGtcactttcgcgtttataatataaagtcgAACCGCCGCTTTATTTTATCAATCGGTAACGAGCGGGTCGGCGCTGCGAGTCACCTGCGACCACCTCGGCGTCGCGGGCGCCCAGCGACACGACGAGCACGACGGGCGCGCCGAGCGTGAGCGCGCACATGCGCGCGCTGTCCGCCCACATGACGCCCGACACCTGCCGCACGCACACTACTGTCAACCCGCACCCGACTGGCTATTGTCGTAGCTTTGTTTCACACAGAACAACATTTAGTATATGATTGCCAACTTGCTGGCATTGCTGTTCTAAGTaaaactcaattaaaaaaaatttatacattgaacatttaaaaattataagcatATTAtgtgtaactttattttattaaaaagtaaaaagaaatatgtacCTCGTAATGTAGAAAAAGTACTTTAGCGAGTGTCTCCCGGAACATAGTTGGAGAGAGTAAGGATTCCACAACTACTACTTTTCTCTCCTTAGGATTGACCAGCACATGCCTGAAACATGACAAccattatttataagttaattgtattgaaatttattaaggtttttattttaatcatctaaaCATCAAGTATATTATGTAGATTAAAGCCtgacttatatttatatctttaaactTAGTAAATATAAAGCATTCTATGATAAGCAATGTGGGTGTCGATAAATAATTGTCTGACCTGAAGTACAGCAAGTGCAGCATGTGCACGAGGTTGTCATACAACTCTTCCTCATTATTGTAGTCGTACACTCTCTTGAACCTCCTCTCAGAGGTACACCAGTATTCCGATGGAATGATACAACGGGGTGCTGCTTCACCGGTGAAACCAAATCTGGTTGAATTGAAAGTTGTTGTTTAGCTATTCTATGattgtttatagtttattttgtctGTAGTTTAAGTTACAGTAGCTGTATTATCTATCTTTATTGTAGATGttcattattaagtaaaattttcacaTCAAAAATGCTATATTTCCAAATTGCTATTTATCTAGGTGCTTAGATCCCAAACTATAACTTTTGCTGTTGTATTGACTAATTTTACATGCGTGTTATGTTTAAATGCTACCCAAAAATATTGAGTTTCATGCAAAGTAACTTGGCAGGTGGAATGAGTCATCTTCATAACTTTACAGTTATGGTTAGCTGAGCCTGTATTAgtgtacattattataataatattgttaatgtatATTCTTCTGAATCATCGTTTACTTACTTAGTATAATCTGTTCCCAAATCTAGGACTACAGCTTGCTTTTCTTGAATTAAGGCAATGCCTTCGTATAATGCCATTTTTGTAGGAAAACTATATTACATTTCTAAGTCTGAG
The genomic region above belongs to Vanessa cardui chromosome 21, ilVanCard2.1, whole genome shotgun sequence and contains:
- the LOC124538984 gene encoding actin-related protein 10 isoform X2, which gives rise to MALYEGIALIQEKQAVVLDLGTDYTKFGFTGEAAPRCIIPSEYWCTSERRFKRVYDYNNEEELYDNLVHMLHLLYFRHVLVNPKERKVVVVESLLSPTMFRETLAKVLFLHYEVSGVMWADSARMCALTLGAPVVLVVSLGARDAEVVAVVHGCPVLQAIQSQPLGARAIHDELARLLDRDNGAELHLPEHVLEDIKVRACFVAGRARALQLAEGGAPAARAAPYALAERSLTVSGAARELAAEPLFARDNELASLPDAVLQCIALCPIDARRELAENILVTGGSAALPGLKARLAQELRHLVTLPPYRERLRIAKFKFHTAPAHDNSAAWLGGALCGAADGGARALARDAFARARRLADWPSLLHTTPPSHPHWDELADAE
- the LOC124538984 gene encoding uncharacterized protein LOC124538984 isoform X1 → MALYEGIALIQEKQAVVLDLGTDYTKFGFTGEAAPRCIIPSEYWCTSERRFKRVYDYNNEEELYDNLVHMLHLLYFRHVLVNPKERKVVVVESLLSPTMFRETLAKVLFLHYEVSGVMWADSARMCALTLGAPVVLVVSLGARDAEVVAVVHGCPVLQAIQSQPLGARAIHDELARLLDRDNGAELHLPEHVLEDIKAPFPCRSARVLRGGARARAAAGGGRRAGGPRRALRAGRALADRERRGARAGRRAAVRARQRAGVAAGRRAAVHRALPHRRAPRARREHPRDGGLGRAARPEGAPRAGAAAPGHPAALQGAAAHREVQVPHGAGARQLGGVAGRRAVRRGGRRRARAGPRRVRARAPPRRLAQPAAHHAALAPALGRAGRRRVAGTAVLRLKQKKLILI